tcgatgaatttttaaatgtgtgtgtgtgactTGTTACGATCTTGTCAAGGTATTATTGGTATTATAAGAGTAATCGTtaattgataagaaaatattcgataaaaagtaacaaatttttgttattatatatagatagtacTATATAGATAGTACTATGAGTATCGTCTATATAGTAtcgatgtaataaatatttgaaatagatAGCGTCAATAAGAATCATAAATGATTATACTGATTGATTCATCGGAAAGAATACTTGAAATTATAGTTAGTATAGATATCTCGTATATGCATCTATACTAACGtggattattatattatgatataaatataagtatatctatattatctatttactAAAAGctagtatagatatataaataaactgcATAGATATTAATGCGTGTATATTAATAAGTTaacatagatatttatatccataaaaaataagataagcGTATCTACGCTATCTTGTAATTCATTATAATACAACTATAGTAATATCTGTAATCCATAGTAATCTATCTGTAATATCAAacaatgtaattataataaatctatataactgtaaataaaaatcaacaataataataatattaataaaacataacgataacgattgtaacaaaaataataaatactaacaaaaataataaaaccaaAACTGTGAATGAGCGaatgtgtgagaaagagatcgagaaagaaattgagaaaaagagagagagagagagagagagagagagagagagagagagagagagagagagagagagagagagagagagaaagaatagacaAGAAGGACAAGAAGGACAAGACAAAAGATTAGGCAGACCTCTCGAAAAATTGAGCTTGATGGAAGtggagacgaagaaagaacaagaagaagaagaaggagaacaaaaacaagaagaagaacaacaagaacaagaagaagaagaagaagaagaagaagagaaagagaaagagagaagtaccCACGCACATTCTCGTCGCTAACGCAGCATCAGCAGCCGCCACGCTCCTTTCACCGTATAACGCGATCTGCTTCGCGCGCTCGCGTTAAGTTTCTACGTTGCgtggtatgtatatatatatatatatatatatgtatgtatgtatatgtatatgtgtatgtgtgcgtgacGTCACTAAAAGCTCTCTCTCGCCGCTAATGCATTGCGTTGGAGGAGGTGCTGCTGTCGGAGGACTGTGAGAGGGGTTTCTAAGGGAGAACGgaaggtctctctctctctctctctctctctctttttctctcttactatgtatgatatatatatgtgtgtgtatgtgtatgttgtGTATATTCTACAGAGCGTGAAGTATAGCCACTGAAATCGCGCCAGTTCGGAACGATTGCCGGTCGATCGAACAAAGGGAGTCGTATCGAAGAGAACTCGCATGCTCGAGAaatggaggaggtggaggtagaagaggaggaggaggaggaggaggaggaggagatggtAGTATGGTAGTAGAATTGTTTCACGAGTTAGAAACGTTAAAGTCTGTTGAGATTTCCTTATATCATTCcttcgaatattttcgatatgggatcttttgtattctttgtttgtcttttctcgttagatatttttcttctttttttcttttctttttttcttttaatattatttatcttctttctgtttattctttctttctttatgtctttcctttattttcttttttatatatgtagcaTGTGTATGTAGAAATGAATGATTTATCGATTGTAATAATTAGTCGTTTCTAAAGAAATTATGAGAAATGTATGatattagaaatttgtatttattatgttaGAACGATGCAAATGTTTATGTATTAAAAGCTTTTCCATCGGCTTCGTTCTTACGTatcgtaattatttctttttgtatatttttgtatataaattgtatagatGCAAATACGAAGTTATTTGATTtgtcataattatataataacgtaaaattaaagacaaaaacacacacacacacatatatatatatatatcatgataGTATTATAATCGGATAAGAAcacgtttaaaaattttctagtAATATGCAAAcgttttcaaatttctttttaaattccttaaatatacatatccaATATATCAAATCCATCATTTAATGATAGgtacaaaacaaaaatgtttaatattaaaataatctcgattgagagagtgaaagagagagaaagacagtcaataatattctatgtacatagataagaaaattttcatctcataaataaaagaaaaactatctTCGATCAAGTCAAGAATATATCATTAGGTACACGAGTCGTAAAATCGCCTCGCAGCCACTTAATCCTTATTTTGACAGGTCGGACAGGACAGACAGGATGACAAGGTGAGGCGGTCGTTTTACGTCCTGCGTCGTCGAAAGGCGATccgatgagaagaaaaaaaaaagaataataaaaaaaaaaagaaaaaaagaaaaaagtaacataAAAACCGGAAAAATAATCCACGGCGTTCATCTTGCtttagagaaaataaataaagaaagaaagaaagaaaacaacgtCGTGTGCActcgtgtttctctctctctctctctctctctctctctctctctctctctctctctttctgtctttctctcagtGGTATTTATAATCCTTTAGTTGAGCTATGATCGTAACGAAGATTAGCGTCGTATTTTGATTAACGTGAATTTCCttgtgtaaatattatttaaaaaatctgaTATCACTAATGCGTAATCAAAGTTGACATTTCAATATAAtcggaaataaagaaaattctattgaaaaatatgatgTCAATAATATGTAATCGAAGTTGACGTTTCGAAATAAtcaaaagtaaagaaagtattctatttaaaaaatatatatatatcgtaaaagtattaaaatatgcaaattaaaaaatgtatatcaataatatgTAATCAAATTCGtcgttttaaaataatcaaaaaggaagaaagataaatagataaagagagagagaaaggaagaaagaaagagaaagagagggagagagagagagagagagagagagaaaataaaattgaaagaacaAATCAATCACTCGTTAAGTGGTGAGGTACTTTAAAACTACTCGAAGAAAAGTGCGAGTTCGTAAAGAGATCGAAATAGAAGCCGTCGTTGagctttttattctctctccttctacctctctacctctctccctctccctctttttttttctctttttccgttgGAGAACATAAAATCtcagtaaaagaaaatataggtGCCGGTCGTAAACGAGGTCGGGCTTTCAATGGTGAAAAGGTACGATGACATACGCGTGAATGGTGCTTCTTAAAAAGTGCTCCTTTCTACCCCTTGACTCGCGAAACATCGATTTGATGTTGCCTTCTTGTGGAAAAAGATGCATGTAAACAGATGTagtaacgaaaaagagagagaaagatggatagacatagagatagagatagagatagagatagagatggagagatagagagaaacagagagagagagagagagagaagaaataagcGATGAAATCAGTTAAAACGTTCTGACTATTAacttttcaacatttttatatttatcgttggAAAGTTAATTGAGAAGAGCCGTCTGTGAAAATACGCTTTTACTATCCTTTTTACTGTAtgaagaattctttttttgctatttttattctatcctctttcttttttttttcttctttatcttttcttttctttttttttattctttttttttattctttttttttttttttactttctttctttttccttaactTACCTCTAAACGTTGTAAAAGAAGATCCAAAATCACGAGAACCTTGTTGCTCGATAGAATCACTTCGATGTTGTTTGCATTCCCGCTTATACCAGACTTGTACACTTTGCACAGCGAGATTATGCTCctaagagatagacagacgtTATATTACGATAATTTGCTCTTGAACTTGAACTTtggggaaaaaatgaaagataacaaaaattatcagTCGGGTTTAAACTTACTTATTAGGTAAGCAGTGCGACGAATTTTGAACGTTTAAGCTTAAACTTAATAGATTTGTAAAAATGTCGAATCCGTTTAAGGACCTTAACACGTCTTGATCAAAAGGACACTAAAATGATtgaatcgaataatttattattattagtagtagtaatgatagtaaaataatctggcttttttttttctttctctctctctctctatatatatataacttaccGATTTCGACAAAGCTCTAGCAATTTCACCGAAACAACGTTCCAAAGTAGCAACGGCGATACTGGAGCCAGCgcttttcaaataattatacaatctATCCAATTCCTTTAAATTCCGTCGAAACTTTACTTTGTTCGTAGACTCGAGGACAACCAAAGGAAGACTCTCGTTTTTCTGTGCGTTTTCCCATTCATGACCGCGAGAAGTAATAcgttgttttattttcctacAACGACGTTTCAATgccttttgtttttccttcaaCGCTTTATTAACGACGTTCGAGCTAGTACTATTGGATGTTGGCGTCGAAACGTCACGTATTTGAGCTATATTGAATCGTTGAAGTTCGTCTCTCGATGGTTCTCTACCATCGTGTGCGTTACGTACAGCTTCGAGATGAGTTTTCCCTTTCAAATGACTCAGGAGATATACCTCGTTCGTAATCTGGGTATAAGTAATGAGAcaacaaagaataaaagaataaataaataaataaaaaaaggaaaagaaattaactttcccctatttctaaatatgtacatatcttgTAGATTTCAAATGAAACATCGGATAGAACTTACGTGTGTACCGCAGAGTGAACATTGCTTTTGAATAGGATAAGATTTGAGAGTGGGTGGAACTTCTTCCGATCTTAAAATAGAGGACTCGACGGCTCTTTGACGAATATGTTCTATATTTTCAACGTGCCGTCTAGCTGATTCTTGCTGCTTGTGAgctatctttttttgtaattcctCTTGATTAGCTAACTGAGCCGCGTGAAGTGCCGACAATCTTTCTTCCCGATCTCTAGCTTTTTCTCTTGCTAGTTcctaaatatttaacatataattaGCTAAATCGACTCtataggaaaataaagaaatttctttttgatcggacaaatatttcttatttatttacttgacgttctttcactctttcaaGTTGCATTTTACCaactctctcttctcgttcaCGTCTAGCTTGTTTCATCTTTTGTATACGCAATTGTCTCTCAGCTTCCAAAGCTCTTCTACGTTCCTCAGCGGCAGCTTCTTTCGCAGCTTTCTCTTCCTGACGTCTTTGACGTTCCTCTTGTATACCCTGTTGCGTTAAATTACAAACGTCAATATCAATTTCTTCATCGTTCGAAAATGTTTATCGTTTATTCCGACATTAAATACCTGCAATCTTTCCTCTTGTTCCTGACACAACGCCATAAAATCATGTCGTTTGTTTTGTGCTTCGAGTTCATTGATAAAAGCGATTTCTTTTAACTTCGAATCCTCATCGTGAGCTTTCCTTACTATCTCCAATAAATGCTGCGTTCTATTTTCCTCCGCTCTCTTAAGTTTCATCTCCATTCTGATTCTCTTGTCTTCTATCAATTGATTTTTTGCACTCTTCACATCCTCGACCTTGTTCAATAATTCCCTCAATCTTTGCGACTTTTccatcaataatttttgacgTTTGTGTTGAGCACATGCCTGTTTCGCTTGATATCTACGTAAAGTTTCGGGCAAGGATCGTTTTCTAGACGGTGAGGATAACTTTTGATGTAGCTCGAGAGCTCGTCCAGGATGACGTGCAACGAGTGCTTGTAACTGCGCAAGAACATCGACTCGTTCTGCCCATGACATACCTTCCAACATATTTTCGTATCTGTAAAAACAACGTCGATAAACACGgatgtatgaaatataaataaacgaaattatcgagatatgtttttgtttcgttcgtaCCTATCTTCTAAACTGATATCGTCGGAGACAGCATCGATTACTACCGATTGCTCGTCCTCTATCTCAAGAACCATTTCTCCATCGGTTTCATCGGTTTCAGTGTCAATGTCGATATCGGTAGATTCTAATTCTAAAATTTGCCTTTGCAAAGAAGCTTCCTCGTCCGACAATTGTTGGGATCTTTGAGAATCCGCTTCTTCGgtcttcctttcctcttctaaAATGATCCGTTCTCTTTCAGCTTGAGCGGCCATGAACTGTTGTATACGTTTTTCAAGTAACTCAGCATCGCTTTTGAAAATTGCTGCGATCATCGATGTAGAATTGGTATCGTTTATCGACAATGCAGGAGTCTTCTTGACGTTGCTATCCCAAGCGGTTTTAACTTTGTTACCATTTAAAACAGATTCTCCTTTGACTTTCTCCACCTcgttgtttatatttttcccAGCTTTCCCTACCAcacactttttcttttgtttattccCATCGGGTGTAAAACAattcttcttatttcgttCGGAAGGACTTTCTATGGATAAAGCTGGCAAGGATGTAGCTGTACTTGGTTTATGAAAACGTGTCGACATATTTAAATTGTGAGTACTCCCTCTTCTATAACGACTTCGAACCGTTTGCCAGCCATCACCTTCGTCTTTAGGTTTAACGTTACTCGTTTGTTTCGTTAATACTTCTACCGAACCGTTTATATCGTTATCTTGAGTTTTCTTCGACAAACTCTCATTGCCctatgaaagaaacaaatataggaaaaaaattttaagatttGTATTCGtttcgtacacacacacacacacacattcatttgaataaaaaatataaatatacacgttACAAGTACCTTCCTCTCCAATTGTTGAGGTCGACGTCTGATTATAACAGATGTTCCTGGTCTGGCTTTATTTGCAGATGATACGGTTCTGTCGCTCAAAGTTGTTTTACTTCTGGTGAATTTAGGTGTTTCTGATAAATTTGTTGTTTGTTCATTAGATCGTCTACGCGATGATACCGTTGAATATGCAGCTTGGTTCGTATTATGCGCTTCTTTGTtcgaatattttgtaattaatttattatctattttgtCAGCATTTATACATTGCTTATTTGTTTTctgctttattttattcgattctatCGTATTTTTTGCGTTTTTTGAGGCTACCGTCGTATCGATATTTTGTGTTTGCAATTTATTGTTAACTTGTATCATCTTATTATCCACGtttacattttctataatGATTTTACTTTCGTTATTGTCTATATTCTGTTTAGTACCTTTggtattaatatcattttttctcaattctgtgttctttttattagGTATCAATGTAATCTCTGATTTACTTCGATCGCTAAGCTTACCATTTGTTTCATTCTCCTTAATCGTCTTATCCATCGATTCCACGTTTTGATAGATACTTgatttcacatttttattattaatacaagtTTGTTTCTCAATCGCTAAATTCGAATCCGATGTTTTCAAAGTACTTACATTTTGTGATgaatttttactttgttttgcAATGTTTCTTGTATCTGCCTTATTTTTAGAATCACATGCATCTTCGCTTGTTgctttattatctattaaactATTTCCATTAGCTTTTGCATTTGTTGCAGGTTTTACAAGAGCTTTATTAATAGTTTTGGATGCTATGCATCTTTCTTTGTTGGACGATTGATTCATACCTCTCTCTATcacattcttccttttttctttaatatttgtcGAATTGTTTTTAGAGACGTTATTCTTATtatcctttattattttatgtaacgATTCCtcttttatatgatttattttattgtctgTAACCATGGGTTTTATCTCTGAAATAACTTGATCGATAGGACTTCTGCATGTGGATTCTGGCGGACTTATCCTTTGTAAAGGGCTAGTCGATTTTGGAATTATAGTTGAATTCCAAATACGACAAGGGGAAGTCTTCCTTACTTCCCAAGCCAAAGGCGTACGCCTTAATGGTGGTGGAGAATTTTCATACGCCCATTTAACTTTGAACCATTCTATTAAATTATGGAAGtcttttgtataattttccAACACTAAAATTACTTCCTTGCattcagaaatattttcatcttcttcgcaCGTTTGATATATACCGTCTACCGCTCTTTGTAAATTTCCAAATAGAAAAGCCCAATATCGAGCTTGTaattctgaaagaaaaaaaatttttacactaaggccaaaattaaataagtacAAACGACGTACCAGACTTTTTGTCTCGACCAGTGGAAGCCGATCTCACTCTGGAGGCTGGTTTCATAGTTCTCTTCATAGATCCAGATTGAACCACTCTTGGTACACTAGGTGGTTTCCTTGTTACTTTCTCTGTATTATTTGTACCAACTGGTACATTAAAAGCAATTAGATTTCTTGCTGCACGACCTTCTTCTTGTATAAGCAATCTGACATCAGCcatttttaatctaatttatctacaaataaataaaacaaatattgtgtgaaaatataaaataattaacaaagaatttatgataaatttttgtcaaacaaattaaattataatattcgatGCTTTTATAATCttgaagataaattaaataaaaatttattcacgAATATGTTgccaacattttttttctataaagagaaaagtcaATCGTCAATCGATGAGGTTAccttatgtaaatattaacaataatccAATGTATCATCTCGATAAACGAatgtgatatattattatctaaacAAATACGCTTATAAtggattaacaaaaaaataatatcttaaaatatcatcagttttaatcaaaaaaatgaaaatttttcgtttcacaAAATCTTCCACTTGTCAATCTCGAAACGGATAATATTTACACAAGAATACATAGTGACCCACCTGCGTAGTAAACAAAAGtgtattctttttaatgacATCGGGTTTAAAGTACTCTTTTGCAAGGATAGAACATGAACGTCATTCTGACAATACTGTGCAACGTTATTGTATATATCACGTCACATATTCAAACAAACAATCTCCATGATAAACTTCATGACTGTTTTTGCTTCTACCACTAACTATGATGCCTCTATTGTTCTTCGGACAAACTCTATCCATTCGCATCAAAACCTAACGCCATCTGTTCTTGATActataacagaaaaaaaaaataattataataaaataagaaaaaagaacagaaaactatcgagaagtagaaaattatatgctacacacacatatatatatacatatatcatatatatatatatatatatacatctaaaaACCAAACTTATTTTTTCGTAACGTAATGTTATAATCAATATGAAGTATAAAATACTCTCGTTTCATGTAGTAAACCGAATAAATGAACTTCTCTGTTACGAGGTACGAAATACCAGACATATTTCGCGTTTTTTGTACCAGCGATAATAAGTAAATTTGAAAGTGTAATTAGCACTTGAATGTATTGcgcattgaaaaattttctactcGTCGCGCtactcgaatattttcttgaaaCGATTCACGCGCGTtcgcgaagaaagagagaaagagaaagagaaagagaaagagaaagagaaagagaaaaagaaggaggaagagaaagagaaagaatgagtgacTGATAGAGTAAGCGCgcgcaagaaagagagagaaagaggaagagggaaggagagagagaaagagagaaaatacaagCTTAGTTCCTAATCGGCACTGTAGACGGCGCGACGATATCCGACGCTAGTGGCGCTCCTATCGACGGCAGGGATGTAACATGAAGAGTCCAAGCTCCGCCGTAGAATGAATTTGGTTTCCCTGATTAGCAACGCTTCATCGAGGCATAACCACGGTATATCGCGGGGGGTTGGttatacacgcacgcacggcTGGTAAAAAGACCGAAGCCGATTTTTCGGTCGGCCGGGAAGCCGACGTCACGACGGGAAAATAAAATCTCTCATCgatagaagaaacgaagagaacaaAGTTATAAATCTTAATcgtaaagaaataagagagggagagagagagagagagagaaagagataaaatatctCATTTTAAAGAGAGTCTtctagaagaaaagaagaagaagaagaagaagaagtaatagaagaagaagaagaggtggaggaggaggaggaggaagaagaggaagaagaagaagaagaaaaagaagaaaaagaagaagaagaagaacagagaCCGGGAGGAGGCGAACGAAACTGCCAGATTTGCAGGACCGACGCGTATATATTTACGGAAAATAAGGATCGTACGTATGACTCGATACTATTGTGATTCGTCTCTCTCCGCAACCCTTTAagttcgttgtcgtcgtcgtcgtcgtcgtcgtcgtcatcgtcgtcgtagctGTCGCcgctgtcgtcgtcgtccctTGAGATTAAAACTTTtcgcacgtacatatatacgattacTCTCGCGACGAAAGGAGAGTAATACAATGTGTGCCCAATACGTCTCTCTTTCCACTCTTTGTTTATTATAGagctttattattatccttcgacaacttgaaaagaaaaaaaaaaatatcgtatatcGACTAGGATAAATATTTCGAGTAATATCCTTTGTCacgagtttatttttttttcttctctcgaataagaataatacttcttttttttctttctctctctctctctctctctctctctcttttcgaacgTTGATCCACAAAAGGTACACGACGGTACCGACTTTTcaatgttttctctcttctttttctctctctttctctctctctctctctctctgtctctttctctagttttctctctctctctctttctctctctctctcggtcttttttctttgtcagtTCGTAGACAGCCGGATGAAACGCGTTTCCCGTGTAACCATGCATACGCGTTCAACGTGACAAGCTGTCAATGTGCTGCTTTATTCTCATCGTTATTCTCTCTCAACAATGACACTTTCGCCAAAAGTATATCGATTTACGTGTTGAAACGCGTGACGATGAATCCTTATAATCATAGGAATTAtttgatttctctcttttctattttttatataatcatcgACCGTTCCTTGTAGTCAAGGTGATTGTTAAATAATCAGTTCCGACTCTTACTCGTGCTTGTTCTCCTCTGTTGGGTATTCgtataatgattatttattatattccatAGATCTATGgtctagataaaaaaattagttatCTTGCACAAGTTATATTTggtttctctctatttcaatTATTCGATGTTAGTAGTATCGTCAAGATTTAAAGATCTCATCGactctaatattttttgttataagaaaggtttaaaatatcttttgtttattatctcatagaattttgtaaaatatggCTGCATTACCACGAAGAATTATCAAAGAGACTCAAAGATTAATGCAAGAACCTGTTCCTGGTATAAGCGCCGTTCCAGATGACACAAACGCTAGATATTTTCATGTCATTGTAACGGGACCTGAAGACTCGCCGTTTGAAGGTGGTTTATTTAAACTCGAGTTGTTCCTACCAGAAGATTATCCAATGTCTGCCCCTAAAGTGAGATTTATAACCAAAATTTATCATCCAAATATCGATAGGTAagtatatcaatttatatcgttttacaTTTTAGTTTTATCAAGATTTGCTTTTATACGTTGGCTTTAAAAAagttgtatttatatatatatatatataaattcatttggATGTAAGATATTATGCagatgaaaagaaatccttgaaaaagaaaaagtttctttgatgcatgataaataatatattaatttacatttgaCTTTAGATTAGGCAGAATTTGTCTAGACATCTTAAAGGATAAGTGGAGCCCTGCTTTACAAATTAGAACGGTTCTTCTGTCTATACAAGCACTTTTGAGTGCACCAAATCCAGATGATCCTTTGGCAAATGATGTAGCTGAACTTTGGAAAGTTAATGAAAGTGAAGCGATACGTAATGCCAAAGAATGGACCCGGAGATACGCAATGGACAACTGATCTCAGCTTTGTCAAATCATTCGCAACACAAAGCAACGTTACCCCTTTTGTCCCAGTTTATTCGTCACCTTACCCGCACTAGCTGCATATCCTGCACCTGTGTCCACGATTTTGCTATAAAACCAATAAAAGTTTTGTAAGAGTAAATAGAATGGAACTGTATTTTCTATATTGTGGGAAATACAAAAACATCTTATTtagatttctttaaaaattcatttagcAAACTCGTATGATTTTTTCCATTATAATACTAcgtatttacaaaaatcttcttcgattaaaaaaaagaaagcatattaaaaaatattaatagcaCACGCTGTTTATTTCGGTGCGCAATTTTGAATAAACTTGAGCAAGAGACAAGTATGctatattatactaatttACTAAATGATTACGATATATTTTGTGCAATGCATAATTAACATGCATTATGGCTGATGATTTTACTAAGCTACTAAAAATGTGCTAGAATCCATTAAGTTATATTATGCAATACATAATTCTTTATCGAATCCTTTTCATTCTACTAACTAAATATCACCTGGGATTGTTATGTgggtacatatatttatgcataatacaagaagataaatattacCTTATACtgtatttaaaaacaataatatttatttatcgattaatccatatagaaattttaagGTAACAAAACTACAAACTTCTGCAGAAATTAACCTTTCTAATGTAATTAACTATTGTAcaagtaattatttatgacTGCAAAAAATggtatgaaaaaattaatataatttaacattatatatgaaaaatccAAAAGTTATATTCtctaagaaaagtaaaaaatacattttttattatttgaactaaaatatcttcgaatgctaattaattaattataggctgaaaaaaaaaactaagaacataaattattttgtaattctcTTTTGAAACAGCATATTTACTTTCGTTTGAATTAGACATAGACGACTGAAAATacgagataaatatttacgtCTCACTAAAAGCTTGCACTACCTCAATAGAAAATTGGGTTCGATGTAAAATTTGATTAGTATTGTGAGAAGAATATAATactcttaaaaaagaaaaaaaacaaacaaacaaaatatatattattatgcaaCTGAGCATACAAAGAATTCACGCgtaaatgatattttcatCGGAAGATTGTATACACATTTCTGTATACTGATTTAGCGTTTGTGTTccgcaaaaaaaataatacaatttaagCTTCCTTAACATGGCACTTGGGTCTATATGTGTAAATTCAACTTCCAAATAGTTATACATAATTactaaagtatatatatatatatttactttcgaGTATCTTGCAACACTAGAAAATACTTAATATGATTGTGGtttgattaattgaatatataaattgtgatAAGTTATAAAATAACCCATATCAATTGTGTAATGATTCAAACACTTCCATGtcagaaaatataagaattttatatgggggaaagaaaaaaaaacaaaaaagaaagaaaaacaaaacaaaaaaggtaTACAATATTTGCATGTGTTTGATTATCAAAAGCTTACatactattaaaaatttaca
This is a stretch of genomic DNA from Vespula vulgaris chromosome 2, iyVesVulg1.1, whole genome shotgun sequence. It encodes these proteins:
- the LOC127061894 gene encoding S phase cyclin A-associated protein in the endoplasmic reticulum isoform X2 → MADVRLLIQEEGRAARNLIAFNVPVGTNNTEKVTRKPPSVPRVVQSGSMKRTMKPASRVRSASTGRDKKSELQARYWAFLFGNLQRAVDGIYQTCEEDENISECKEVILVLENYTKDFHNLIEWFKVKWAYENSPPPLRRTPLAWEVRKTSPCRIWNSTIIPKSTSPLQRISPPESTCRSPIDQVISEIKPMVTDNKINHIKEESLHKIIKDNKNNVSKNNSTNIKEKRKNVIERGMNQSSNKERCIASKTINKALVKPATNAKANGNSLIDNKATSEDACDSKNKADTRNIAKQSKNSSQNVSTLKTSDSNLAIEKQTCINNKNVKSSIYQNVESMDKTIKENETNGKLSDRSKSEITLIPNKKNTELRKNDINTKGTKQNIDNNESKIIIENVNVDNKMIQVNNKLQTQNIDTTVASKNAKNTIESNKIKQKTNKQCINADKIDNKLITKYSNKEAHNTNQAAYSTVSSRRRSNEQTTNLSETPKFTRSKTTLSDRTVSSANKARPGTSVIIRRRPQQLERKGNESLSKKTQDNDINGSVEVLTKQTSNVKPKDEGDGWQTVRSRYRRGSTHNLNMSTRFHKPSTATSLPALSIESPSERNKKNCFTPDGNKQKKKCVVGKAGKNINNEVEKVKGESVLNGNKVKTAWDSNVKKTPALSINDTNSTSMIAAIFKSDAELLEKRIQQFMAAQAERERIILEEERKTEEADSQRSQQLSDEEASLQRQILELESTDIDIDTETDETDGEMVLEIEDEQSVVIDAVSDDISLEDRYENMLEGMSWAERVDVLAQLQALVARHPGRALELHQKLSSPSRKRSLPETLRRYQAKQACAQHKRQKLLMEKSQRLRELLNKVEDVKSAKNQLIEDKRIRMEMKLKRAEENRTQHLLEIVRKAHDEDSKLKEIAFINELEAQNKRHDFMALCQEQEERLQGIQEERQRRQEEKAAKEAAAEERRRALEAERQLRIQKMKQARREREERVGKMQLERVKERQELAREKARDREERLSALHAAQLANQEELQKKIAHKQQESARRHVENIEHIRQRAVESSILRSEEVPPTLKSYPIQKQCSLCGTHITNEVYLLSHLKGKTHLEAVRNAHDGREPSRDELQRFNIAQIRDVSTPTSNSTSSNVVNKALKEKQKALKRRCRKIKQRITSRGHEWENAQKNESLPLVVLESTNKVKFRRNLKELDRLYNYLKSAGSSIAVATLERCFGEIARALSKSCPFDQDVLRSLNGFDIFTNLLSLSLNVQNSSHCLPNKSIISLCKVYKSGISGNANNIEVILSSNKVLVILDLLLQRLETLTDLDDHIQAQETLGNSTGNSIVASGMAQLFCSLIPEEPFEKSTLQSRVQDIAGSTCRFRHIDSMSYGIEVSFFLFSFFFFLSYIFVIYIYIHIHICMYVCMHVY